gtaaaACTGGAGGAATACGGGAGGCCAAAGATTGACGGGGAGCTCAAAGTGTCCTCTATAGTTAACCGGACCAAACAAGACAGGTAAGGTTGGAACGAATTCGGTCCGTTTACGCCGTTTTTGCCGGACGTCCTTATTCAGGATGTTTAATCTTGTTGTGACGTAAAACAGTATCGAATCTAATTTATTACTGAACGGTGGAAAATGTTCAATACGAGAACCTGAAATCAAACTACAGAACAAGgtaataaaaatgcaatgtgtacaaaaaaaaacaaaaaacagactgTATGTTTGAAAGAGTGTGCTGACTTAATAATGCAGCattttataatttgttataatgtgaataaatgtgttggtgtcgacataaaacaagcatttatTCGAAATAAATAATACGAATGAACTAGTGTGACTTATtaagcttttttcttttacctggCAACCTTAAAACCAGTCATTACAGCAAAAATAAAGGCTTAAAAGATACAAAGCTATTAACAATAATATATGGGGAAATGGTTTATCTGATTTTAGGACGCAAATATCTAATAATTCTTTAATTAAGTTTTAAGGTCTTTTCACACAAAATAAGTAAAGTTTTAGTGAATTATACCAAAGCTACTGCTTGGAATgagtgttttaatgcttattttaattttcttccTTTCTAGAGCCTagatatgttttcttttttgaagaaatcttaccaagttTCATtaagtgtataatatataaattaagtgtataatatatatataatatatatattcccaGGTACATCTTCCTGTTTGATAAAGTGGTCATAGTGTGCAAGAGAAAAGGCGACAACTACGAGCTGAAAGAAATCATCGAGCTCCAGTTTTACAAAATGTCAGACGACCCGACGAATAACAGAGACATGAAGAAGGTAGAGGCGCTCGTACGCAAATCTATTCACGTGAAATCGAGCGGTGTTGTGTAGAAGTTACATTTCGAGGGTTGAAACGGGATCGGGAATATTGTTGCATCTTCTAGCGCAGGTTTTGGTCGGTTCTCTATAGTGCTTGTTTAATCTTGTTCTTAAACCGACAGCATGATGATAAGCGCCGTGTGCCGGGGAGAACACTTATTTGATGAAAATGcctttttatttcttgcaatcTAACATTCAGGAACTCTGCATGTGTGAACGATTGCATGTGTAACTGGGTGTCTatctcttctctccctctccctctctctctcttgtttctCCGTGCATGCCTACCAGGCCAGTGGAAAGATGGTAAGCCGAATCAAACCTCTGATTTATGTATGGATCAGCAGCTGAGATTGCCTGCCTAGCCTCTGATAGTCTGATTTATGTTGTTATCTCGAAAGCTACACAGCCTCCTTATGCTGTCAGACAGAGATTACCTTTATTTACAACTAATTGGGTGTTTCTTTCttctggtgtttattttttttttgtatttctttcaatGACTAATATAAAATCCGTCTGGTTTATAACTTTGCCGTCCGTACGTTGCGCAGTGGTCCTACGGCTTCTACCTGATCCATCTGAAAGGCAAGCAAGGCTTCCAGTTCTTCAGTAAGACCGAGGATGCAAAAAGAAAGTGGATGGAGCAGTTTGAGATGGCCATGTGCGTATTGTGCACGCAATAAAATGTCACTGAagtatgtttttgtctgtctggtggaagaaaatataaatctctgtttttataaaaacaggTCCAACATCAAGCCCGAGAGAGCCACGGCTAACCAGCATGACTTCCAGATGCACACGTTCGAAAAGAATACTAACTGCCGAGCCTGTAAGATGCTCCTGAGGTgagaacacaaacaaacacagagaacacgGCATGAATCAAAATCTCAGAATTATAGTACTTCTTATACTAGAcgtctattttttttcttccccttaCAATATGCTGGTCTGACTAATAACTGGTTTTGTTGGTCAGAGCcttttttacgtgcggaacacaGTTAAAATCCGATTTCCTTCAAgtttttgagggaaaaaaaaaacattttttataaaagttttgtgtgtaaaactcAAATATTTATGAGGGGGTTTAGCAACAAGGAAACACTTATTTGtaaatttgtgttttcttcCAATATATGagttttaaacttgaaaatTTCGACTTACAACTTGAAAAGTTTTAAACTCAGTAATTCCCTGCCCCACCCCTTccagttattatttttaatccaatatTAGCCGTAATATATACAGCGtgtaaaaaagtattaaacacGTCACCATTTTCCTCAgtagatatatttttatggtGCTATTGACATGATTGGACAGAACTAAAGATTGGGGTTCAGAGAAGAGGCCCATGGAACCTTCAAGAttttaagtgtgtttgtgtggaagaatgggccaAAATCACACCTGAGCAATGCGTGCAGCTAGTTTTCTCCATACAGGACGCTAATTTCAGTAAGCGTGTTTAATACTTTTtacctgtgtcatttcacattattacatatAACTTAATTTATGGACATCTATGGTTGGATATATAGTTTTTCTGAATAAAAGTCACTTAAGGCAAGTGACTCATCTCATTTAGCTGAAGTAAACCAAATAACCACGaacactcatacacacgcaTGCTAACCCTAGTTCTGTTCTTGAAAGACCTTTGGTTCAGGTTCCTAAGCTCTGTTCTGTAGCTGATATCTGACTGTTGACCCACAATAACCCACAATTCTGTACTGACCTACTTTTGCTCCACTGCATGCACTAACAGTGAGCATGCTGGGTAACCCTCATAGTGGTGGGGGACACAGTGTAGTCAGTCCTATAATGACTCAAAACTCTTCTATTACTTTAACCGTCAGCGCTACATCAAAAATATGGAAAGTTGTAGCCCAGTGGACTTCTAAATGGATGGTCtggggtttaaatcccagcaccaccaagctgccactgctggggccTTGAGCAAAGGTTTCTCCCCCTTCAGTTTCtcggttgtataaatgagatggtCGAGAGAACAAAATGTCACTCCGGATGAGGGCGTGAACCGAATCTcgcaaaaatctaatttaagaTCAATTACATATGTTAGTTGAGCATGTTATTTTTGCACagttataatgtatattattatatacgcCATATCTTATTACATACTGCACCTTCTCTACATGCATCACTTTCACCCCTGTACATATATACCTACACCCGCATTTACCacactgctatttattgtaaGTAGGCCACTGGTACGTTGCTATTTAAATGCTAATTTAATTCTATTGGCTCTCTGTATGTACTTTGGACAATGGCAATGAAGTTGagtctaatttaatctaatctaatctaatctaatctaaacggTCAAACTTCCAAAATGTTTGAAACTTGTTATACCACAGATCTCTTGAACGCtcgcttctgattggtcagaatattattgattttatgGAACCGCATCTCTGTCCgttttattgtgtattattttgcTAACGCATTCGAATCTATTTTGCCGTTTTACCGTAACCGATGTGCATTAATAGGAGACGTTTTTCACATATCCTCACTATTCTTTAATATCTTCTTCAATATTTGtcaatatattcaatatatagtAAATTAGtttcaaaattattttgataTCAAACTTACAGTATTAGTTGCAAAGggtttttttggtcttttttcttttttttcctttttttttttttttctcccctggCCTGAGTTTCCAGTCCGGTTCTGCACGTGGCACGACATCACTGTAATTATGGTGACACGGACGAGTTGAAACCTCGACATGATGTAAATATAATCACTCGAATGTAAAATCTTGTACTGAAGACATGCCCAGAGCCGACTTTGACTTTGCATTTGACTTTGCAAACTCCAATTATATTAAGAAATATCGGGAGATAAAAAGGTTAGTTTTGGCGGGAGAGCGGTGAAGATATACGCAGCTTGAGTTTCAGGCTACATTACGCCGATGTTCTGTGATGAGCTGTGAAAAATGAGCAGTCAACAAGGTGGTGGAGTGGAAATGAGCAAAAAAGTGGCAATGTTCTTAATAtttcttgtgcttttttttctgttttgctttctctctctctctctctctctctctctctctctctctctctctctctctctctctctctctctctttcttgcacACTCATACATCACTACAGGGGCATCTTCTATCAGGGTTACTTCTGTTCCCGCTGTGGGACTGGTGCACATAAAGAGTGCCTGGAGGTCATCACCATCTGTAGAATCAGTGAGTTCCACATGTTCATCTCTGCTTTCACAAGttaaatatattgaataaaacCACCAGTCActgactctctctttctcctttttttcttaaacccCACccgtctctctttcttcctttctttctctctgtcccaTGTTTTTCATTTGCTCTTAATTCTGAAATGAtactatttctctctttctctatttctctctattCTCTATCTTttcatctgtctttctttttattattcccCATTCTTTCATTCAATCCCTATCTTTGCATGTCTCTTTGTtgttcttactttctttttgtttttccaatccactctcactctttttattctgtttctttgcatctcattctctcttttctgtctcgCTCTGTacgtctttctttctgtatctctgtctttctgtttctgGACATCTGTGTGTCTgcccccctctttctctctctctccttttcttgaTCTGTAGATCCCCATGATTTGGTGAGTGTAACATCTACATTTAGTTCATTATCAGCTGGATAATATACACGTGTAAATCACTTGTGAAATTATAATGTACAACCTCTTTTTGTCTTCCAGGAGGTTGAATTTCCACAGTCAGGTACTGTAGAGACGCATGTCCTCGGGTCTTCTCTGAATAATAAttcttattatatatttgtcgAGTCCTCAGTCTACATGCAGTCCTGGTCAGAGACTCTGGCAGTAGCTCGCTGCTGCCCTCCAGTGAAATCACGATTTATTTCAGGCTAAAGAGCATGGAGAATATAGAGTTTGGGTTTTACTCAGGGGAAGTTATTTGGTATTATAGGGACTGTATTTTTAGACATTTGTGgtattttggtattttattatagtttgaTGTGTGTGAAGTACAAGATCATTTCCCAAATCCCAAAATGTAGCGAAACTGGCGATGTTTTGACTTTGGCGTTTTTCTCTTGCATGATTTCAGGTCCAAAGATGGTTGCAATCAGGAACTACTATGGCACTCCAGCTCCTCCGGGCAAGTGCCCCCTCTCCTTCCAGACAGGTGATGTCATTGAGCTTTTGAAGGGAGATCCGGAGACCTCATGGTGGGAGGTGAGCTcttacttttgtttgtttctgactGCAACTTGAGTCACAGTTGCTAAGAAGAAAAGTCACAAAGGCCTTTGGATATGTTTTtgatggtttgtgtgtgtgtgtgtgtgtgtgtgtgtgtgtgtgtgtgtgtgtgtgtccaccaGGGCAAGCTCATTCAGACCCTGAAGATCGGCTACTTCCCCAGCTCCAGTGTAAAGCCATGTCTAGACCCAAAGGTGACTCGTTAATGAACATGGacaaaaaatattgggacacctgacttttccagccatatgtggtgcCTCTccaaagcacacaattgtataggatgtcttcggAGGCTCTAGTATTACATCGtcccttcacttaaacaaagccagctccatgaagatatactttaaatcggttggaatggaagatctcctgctatagagctcagacctcaccctattgaacacctttgagatgaattcgaatcctgactgcaccccagaactcCTCACCTAACTGGCTGAATTTCACACaagtctccacaagcacacacgtTTCTGGCAGCAACCTAAATTTAGTCTTTCGAGTAATAAACCGTAATATGGGACACGTCTGAAACGCAAGCGCCCTACTTTAATAAAGgtgtgaggtaaaaaaaaacaaaaaagaaatagatgccTCAGATTATgttaaatgatgtaaaaagtTCACATTAAAAGTTGTCATAAAATTTCTCTTGACAAACACGAGTTCTCGAGGACAGCTGTTACAGGGGAGTGTGTGCAAGTTCATGCTGAGGCCAGGAACAATTCCATCAGGCAGAAACCCAACACGCTTATTCTTGTTTCTTGGGAAATGAATAGGTTTCAAACCCCACACACAATCTACAACGTACCATCTGTCTCTTACGctcaggcataacattacgacctcctgcctaatattgtgtggatccctcttttttttgctgctgaaacagtcctgacctgttaaACAATAACAACTGCAGCAgtctgagctacaggagctcgtctgttggatcggatcacacggaccagccttcactccgcACGTGCATCTCactactgttccttccttggagcaattttgatagattctgaccactgcagaccaggaacatcccaggAGAGCTTCAGTTttgtcgtctagacgtcacaatttgtcaaactctctatgcccatttttcctgcttctaacacgtcaactttgagggcaAGATGTTCACATGATgcctaaaaaataaatcccacccactaacaggtgataaagagataatcagtgtgtgtatgtgactgaTGAGAGCAGAgccaaaaaagaaatgtttgtacATTAAAAGTGGAGAATCTTCTAACATATGTGCTATAATCTGAAAATAGTTAAATGTGTCATCATGAATAATTTTGCTACAATacctttccctctttctctctagcCGTCTCAGTGTTTTTCGACTCGCCAGTCCTCAAAAGAGATGGATTACAATGTATATCTTTGGTACGTccctttttttccttatttgtttTTCCCATTTCAGcactattgattttttttttctttgcaccaCCAGTTTACTCAAAGCAGAGCAAAATGAAATGATAATGAAACCACTCCAGGAGCATTTGACCTAACTAAAATTCATCAGAAACAATCGCACTGCACTTATGGCTCGAATCGATGGAGATGATTGATTGCGTTGAGCTGTATGCAATGCACATCATGGCGTTTCTCAATGCGCTGACCTCTGTAAGGCTTGTGATGAtgaatgagagtgtgtgtgtgtgtgtgtgtgtgtaatacaggTTTGCCGGGAACATGGAGAGGCAGCAGGCTGATAACCTCCTGAAGTCCCACAGCAGTGGTACGTACCTGATCAGAGAGCGCCCCGCAGAGGCTGAACGCTTCGCCATCAGCATAAAGTGAGTGAACGACACCTGCCTGCATCTCTACAGCCACTGATCTTATAATCAGGGTTATTAAAGGAAATCTCCATGGTGATGGGTTTTTAAAGCTGATCTGttgacagtttttctcagttgctttggaggaTTTCTCGAATCGtacttaatatttgcaaaccagtaagtgcatttacCAAAACAacttgtacaaacagcacaacacattggatttcctgcaaaagcctgtacttttctcaaaataaatAGTTCAGCTCTCAAAAGTAAGTGTTTGTGTTAATTAACATGTCATTGCCATCAGAATTAAAAATTccattttgtcattgttcacatagaaaatgttttgttgtgttgtcaCTGTGACTGCAcaatttcaggatttcttgaacTATGAACTAAGGTTTGGATCACAACGATtgaaaatcagaatcagaaaaattataatttcttctgtattgcatctatgaatttcagcagcacaaatgtatttatttgatgtatattgATTGCAGGAGACCAAACAGGATTcacaattttattgtattgtattgctgTTCGttcgtttcttggttgttcgtccattttcagaaattgtaatgcCGTCTGTAATTCCGTCTGTAATTCCGTCTGTCGCCAATTAAAGTTttacaagattcacctttgacctttCTGCTCTGAGAGACgttccaaagcaactgagaaaaacagtAATGCTAAATATTGCTATGCATATTTTACtggatagtttttttttggaagattaAGATTCGATCAGTGTTAAACCGTGATTCTTGTCTCATGGCCAGGTTTAATGATGAGGTGAAACACATTAAAGTGATCGAGAAAGACAACTGGATTCACATCACAGAAGCGAAGAAGTTCGAGAGCCTGCTGGTAAAGAGTTCAGCAGCTAATCCAGGTTAGCCGGGCTGTGAAGCAGGAGGAAATGAACACATGTTCACTGTGTCTGCAGGAGTTGGTGGAGTATTATCAGTGTCACTCACTGAAGGAGAGCTTTAAGCTGCTGGACACAACGTTACGATTCCCGTACAAGTCCCGAGAGCGCTCCAACTCCAGAGCCAGCACCCGCTCCCCAGGTACAcacctgcctctctctctgtttctcactctttctcactctctcactctatctatctatctatctatctatctatctatctatctatctatctatctatctatctatctatctatctatcacttcTTTCTTTGtacctctcttttttcctctgtatGTCTGTACATCTCTTGcttatttttctgtctgtctgtctgtctgtgtctgtctgtctgtctgtctatctatctatctagctatctagctatctatctatcagttcTTTTCTTTTACCTCTGCCTTTTTTCTCTGTATGTCTGTACGTCTCTTGCtttgtctgcctgtctatctatctatctatctatctatctatctatctatctatctatctatctatctatctatctatcatctatctatctatctatctatctatctatctatctatctatctatctatctatccatctatccatttatttatatattttcggAATTCTCTATTTGTCCATCTCTTGTGTATATCCCTCACCCCTACTGACTCCTGCTGAAAAAACATCTGCTTGTCCCGCCCCCACATGATgcctgccacgcctcctccCTTTGCACCTGTCACTCACGCCATGGCTCGGTTGCCTGGGTGTCGCCCCACCGCCTCTGTTTTTGTTGCTGCAGGAGGAGGTTTTGGCCCTGCAGCCTGAATAGGTTCTGTTCCACACATGCAGCAGGGTCCATTATGAAAAGAAACTCCCTCTGGCCAGAAGCCTACGACACCTCCTTTGTTCATCGTCCAGCCGTGTCTAAACAGCGTGTGCAGAAACACATGGCTGtaaaaagagcaagagagaagcAGGAGAACCGCTGTAGCGAAACGAAACGATTGGACCAGCTCTGTTATATAACTTCTTGATTTTAACTCCTCAGATGTGCAAGATGTCTGCAAATCTgttatctgtctttttttcttgctgctgtattttttccTACTTAATATTCTTctatattttctctcttttcgcTCGTCTCCCAGCAGCCTCCTGTGCTTCCTACaacttctccttcctcagtCCTCAAGGCCTCAACTTCTCTTCTCAGAGCTCTACTCCCTTCTGGTCAggtattctctctctttctttctctctctctctctctctctctctctctctctctcattttgctttttttctcctgttttattccttttttccaCCACCTGCTCCCACCATGCTCTCCAGTGACGCATGACAAACTCCATTGCGAACTCCATTTCAGCTACGGAGCATTGCTCCCGCCCCTCTTTCATCTCCTCTCGCACCATTCACCTGTGTCCTAAACCGCTCCCTGCTCCCCGTGCCGTCGATTTCATCCGTTTAATAATCTGCCGTGTGTAACAGTTTTCACGCCGAAGGTGGTGAGCACAGCGGTGGCCAGGTATAACTTTGCAGCCCGAGACATGAGAGAGCTGTCTTTGCGAGAAGGCGACATTGTTAAAATCTACAGCAAGATCGGAGGAGACCAGGGCTGGTGGAAAGGAGAGGCTAACGGCAGGGTAAGACATGAGCTAGAAAAGAGACGGAACTAAAATAATGCCTTGGGTGATGTCTCAGGTTTGAAAACACTCTCCAAAGTAGATAAATTTGAAACTCCATCGCAGTGCTTTTGaaaacaataacacattttaaGTCATGTGATGATGTCTGTCCCTGACATTGGCACAAAGTTTCTAAGACCGATGTGAAGGTTTTCAGCTGTTTCAGTGTGGATATGAGAAACTTTTGGTCAAACGATTGAAAACGGCAGTGTATTGAAACGATGCCACAACGAATGTGTGCaggttggattgtacttgctGATAACCAGTTAATCAACTGATAAAAAATGGTTACTGGATAAAAAACCAACACTCCatataaaatagtactgaacaacattacaaaaataaaaacaaacagtaccaaatcatgaaaatgtttcataaaaaatgtaataaataattgtaataattatattaataaatattcaggaataaaacacatgcaTTCAAAGTacaacaaaaagtaacacaaaaaaagttacatccaaaatttattaaaaaaacgtgGCATCAGGGATTCGCCTTTAGAGTCCATTCtcatactgtataacgcaacccggaaaaactattggtatgttTTTTTCCATTGGCTGATATTTCCAGCAAACCGAAGAATCGGTCGACCTTTAATCaatgcaaaaaagcaaaaaagggaAATATTAGTGTGAAGCTTTTAATGGACTTTCAGTGCAACTTCTCTATACCAATTATTAGAATTTAAGATCTAGGAGACAAGGATATAAATAGCAGtgtacatttgatttatttgacaAAATGTAACTTTACTGATGCCAAAAGTGTGTTGTGTTGCGTTGTGTCAAGTAGTCATGTTGTTGTATTCCTGGTTGTAGATCGGCTGGTTCCCTTCAACGTATGTGGACGAGGAAGGTGTGCAGTGAAGCTTTGATGGCATCTGCTCTTTCCAATCAGATCGTCTCCTGTCCACTTCCACCCGGCAGAGGATTTCTTCTGTTTCCGGAGAAAACCCCTTTGTGGAATCTGTACATTGTTTTTGCTGGAAACTGATTTTACAGTGAATATTTGTACTCCTGTTTCTTCATTTCTCCAATTTGGTTTTTCTTCgttctcttctccttcttcttcttctgaaaATGTCTGTGTGATCTGTGTGAAAAAAACTGGAAATTGTTTCTGCAGGTCTGTTGGAGAAACACAGCAGAGCAGAACCTGGTCTTGGGCAGAGCAGAGCTTCTGCTGCTCctgaatttgtgtaaaaatagaTCTATAAAGATTTCTATGGCCAAAACAGCATGAGCTGTGGTGTggggaggtgtgtgtatagataatTTATTCCAGAGAAGTAtctatgattttaaaaaaatacatgaaaaaaagagtgGTGTTAAAAGTTTCTTATGAAAGTAACCTGGAAAAGATGCACTTTGCATT
This Silurus meridionalis isolate SWU-2019-XX chromosome 15, ASM1480568v1, whole genome shotgun sequence DNA region includes the following protein-coding sequences:
- the vav2 gene encoding guanine nucleotide exchange factor VAV2, coding for MEEWRQCARWLIDCKVLPPNHRVVWPSAVVFDLAQALRDGVLLCQMLHNLSPGSVDLKQINFRPQMSQFLCLKNIRTFLKVCHDKFGLRNSELFDPFDLFDVRDFGKVISALSRISHHSIAQIKGIRPFPSEDTALNEDDVYRSLEELADEHDVGEDDIYDCVPCEDEGDDIYEDIIKVEVRQPMIRYMQKMGMTEDDKRNCCLVEIQETEAKYYKTLEDIEKSYMVPLKYVLTPQEMKAIFVNLEDIIRVHGALMKAIDQNMMLGGTGLGRIFLEFKERLLIYGQYCSHMEHAQKTLDDLIATREEVKCKVEECTMKVQEGKFKLQDLLVVPMQRVLKYHLLLKELVSHSMDRPERQQLKEALEAMQDLAMYINEVKRDNETLKKIGEFQCSIENLQVKLEEYGRPKIDGELKVSSIVNRTKQDRYIFLFDKVVIVCKRKGDNYELKEIIELQFYKMSDDPTNNRDMKKASGKMWSYGFYLIHLKGKQGFQFFSKTEDAKRKWMEQFEMAMSNIKPERATANQHDFQMHTFEKNTNCRACKMLLRGIFYQGYFCSRCGTGAHKECLEVITICRINPHDLEVEFPQSGTVETHVLGSSLNNNSYYIFVESSVYMQSWSETLAVARCCPPSLGFTQGKLFGIIGTVFLDICGILVFYYSLMCVKYKIISQIPKCSETGDVLTLAFFSCMISGPKMVAIRNYYGTPAPPGKCPLSFQTGDVIELLKGDPETSWWEGKLIQTLKIGYFPSSSVKPCLDPKPSQCFSTRQSSKEMDYNVYLWFAGNMERQQADNLLKSHSSGTYLIRERPAEAERFAISIKFNDEVKHIKVIEKDNWIHITEAKKFESLLELVEYYQCHSLKESFKLLDTTLRFPYKSRERSNSRASTRSPASCASYNFSFLSPQGLNFSSQSSTPFWSVFTPKVVSTAVARYNFAARDMRELSLREGDIVKIYSKIGGDQGWWKGEANGRIGWFPSTYVDEEGVQ